A stretch of DNA from Gemmatimonas sp.:
GCGACGAGGGGGGCAGTTCGCTTGACTTGATTGCTCTCGATCAGGCGCTGGCGGAACTCGAGGCACTCGCACCGCGACAGGGGCGTGTGGTGGAGCTTCGATTCTTCGCCGGCCTCGACATCGACGCCACGGCGGAAGTGCTGGGCACGTCCCGCGCCACCGTAAAGCGCGACTGGGCCTTCGCGCGCGCCTTCCTGCTGCAGGCGCTCTCCACTTCTCACTGAGGGGCCGCGGTCACGTCATGGCGAACGTCCCACTCACCCCGGAGCGCCTGGCGCGCATGCAAGAGTGCTTCGAGCGCGCACTGGAGCTCGAGGACAGCGCGCTCGCGGCATACCTGCGCGACCTGCAATCCGAAGACGCCGACCTGGCGATCCGCCTGCGTGGGCTGCTCGACGCGCACGCGCAGACGGGCAGCGGCTTCGAGAGTCCGGTGTCGCTGGAGTTCCCGGACGACGCAGGCGTAGACCCGTGGATTGGACGAACGGTCGGCGTGTACGAGATCACGCGCCGTATCGGTGTGGGCGGTATGGGTGCCGTGTACGAGGCGGCGCGCAACGACGATCAGTATCGCAAACGCGTAGCCATCAAGTTGCTGCGGGCGCAAACGGTGAGTGAGTCGGCCGTGCGCCGCTTCCGGCGTGAACGACAGATTCTCGCGACACTCGAACATCCGCACATCGCCGCGCTGCTCGATGGCGGCGTGACGGGTGATGGCCATCCGTTCTTCGCCATGGAGTACGTGGAAGGCGAGCCACTCACCACGTATTGCGATGCACGCGCCCTGTCGATCACGGCGCGGCTTGAACTGTTCCGGCAGGTGTGTTCGGCGGTGCAGTTCGCACACCAGAGTCTCGTCGTACATCGTGATCTCAAGCCCGCGAACATCCTCGTCAATGCCGACGGACAGGTCAAACTGCTCGATTTCGGCATCGCGTCGCTCTTGCCTTCGGCGCTCGATGGCGCCGAAGCGGAGACGCTCACGCGCGCCGGCACTCGCGCTCTCACTCCGGGCTATGCGTCGCCCGAACAGCTGCTCGGCCTCCCCATCGGCACGCGCTCTGACGTCTACTCGCTGGGCGTGGTGCTGTACGAAGTGCTCTGCGGCAGGCGGCCATTCCAGTCACGAAGCGGCGACGCGGTTCCAGCGCGACCCAGCGGAGCAATCACCGCCGAGCGGCTCCCGCAGCTCTCCGAGCGGTCCAGTGACCGCGCGCGGATGCGCGTCGCGGGTGATCTCGATGCAATCGTGCTGAAAGCGCTGCGCACCGAGCCCGAACGTCGGTACGGATCGGCTGAAGAACTGTCGGCCGACATCAACAATCATCTCACCGGTCGCGCGGTCTCCGCACGCCCGGACAGCGTGGGCTACCGCGTCGGCAAGTTCGTTCGCCGGCGTCGTGCCGAATCGGTGGCGCTGGCGCTCACACTGGCCTCCATCGTGGGTGGCAGCGTGGTTGCCCTCCGGCAGGAGCGCGCGGCCAATCGCGAGCGCGTGCGCGCCGAGGCCGAAGGTAAGCGCGCCGCCGAAGTCACGGCATTTCTCACCACGATGCTTGGCGCGGCGAACCCCGGCGCATTTGGACGTGACGTGAAAGTGCGTGAGGTGCTCGACTCGGCCTCGATCTCGGCCAACGCCCTCGCGCGTCAGCCGGCGCTGGAGTCGGAGATCCGCATGATCATTGGCGGTACCTATCTCGCGCTCGGCGAGTTTCCACTGGCGGAGGCGCAGTACCGACTCGCCGTGAACGCGCAGCAGCGGTTGGGGAGCGCCGGAGGACGCGGTGCCGCGCGTGCGCTCTCGCAGCTCAGCATGGCCAAGGAGTTTCAGGGACAGTTCCCCGCGGCCGACTCGCTGTTGCGCGCTGCCGATACCCTGTTTGCCCATCACGGCTTCGTCGATGACGAGCAGCGCATCAGTCATCTTGATGCCCGTGCGCGCATTCTGAGCATTATCGGTGATACCAAAGGGGCCGAGCCGATTTTTCTCGAGGCACTCGCATTGCAGCGTCGTCAGGTGCCGGCCAATGACTCATCGATCGCGGCGTCGTATACCAACCTCGCGGTGGTGCAGAGTGACCTTGGCAACAACCGGTCGGCGGAGACGCTGATGGTGGCGGCGGTGGCAGCGGCGCGTCGTGCGTATGGCAACTCGCATCCGCATGTGGCCGCCATCCTGTCGCCGCTGGCGAGCGTCCAGGAGCGGGCGGGGCTACCGGCGCGCGCCGAGTCGACGTACCGAGAAACCATTGCGATGCGGAAGGCACTGCTTGGCAACGACCATCCCGATCTGGCGTGGACGATGCATAACTTCGCCGACTTTCTGATGACGAAGGAGCGGTACGCCGAGAGCGTGGCGTGGTCACGTCAGGTGCTCGCGATGCGGGGGAAGTCGATGAAGGACGAGCATCCGCTCATTCCTGCGTCGATGAGTGTGTTGGGCCGTTCGCTCGACGGCCTCGACTCGCTCGACGCTGGCGAGCGGTGGCTGCGCGAGAGTTTAGCCATCAGAAAGTCCGTGTATCCGCCGGGGCATTTCCTGATCGCCTCGAGCGAGGGACAGGTTGGTGCGCATCTGGCGCTGCGTGGCCGCTACGCGAGCGCCGAATCGATGCTGTTGAGGAGTGAGAATCAGCTCGTGGCGGCGCGTGGCGATGGCGCGCCGATCGTGGTGGATGCGCGTACGCGCCTGGTGAAGCTGTACCAGCGCTGGGGAAAGCCTGATTCGGTGCGGGTGTGGCAGGAGCGGATGGCGAGGTCGGCCAAGGGCTCCTGACCAGCCGGGACCGTGGTGGTGGAGGTGCGGTTGGGACGGGAATGAGCCGGTATACCGGGAACTGACGCTCACCTGAGTAGCCAGTCTGCTCACCACGTTCCCGGATCCCTGCCATGTCTCGACTTCACTCTGTTCGCTTCGTTGTCGGTGCCCTCGCGCTCGTGGGCGCTATTGCCTGCGGTGGCGGCGATTCGCCCAGCGGACCCAAAACGCCGACGCCGACGCCCACGCCGACGCCGACCGTGCAGTCGGTGGTCGTGTCTCCCGCCACGGCCACGCTCGTCGCCGCGGGCGCGACCACCGCAC
This window harbors:
- a CDS encoding serine/threonine-protein kinase, which gives rise to MANVPLTPERLARMQECFERALELEDSALAAYLRDLQSEDADLAIRLRGLLDAHAQTGSGFESPVSLEFPDDAGVDPWIGRTVGVYEITRRIGVGGMGAVYEAARNDDQYRKRVAIKLLRAQTVSESAVRRFRRERQILATLEHPHIAALLDGGVTGDGHPFFAMEYVEGEPLTTYCDARALSITARLELFRQVCSAVQFAHQSLVVHRDLKPANILVNADGQVKLLDFGIASLLPSALDGAEAETLTRAGTRALTPGYASPEQLLGLPIGTRSDVYSLGVVLYEVLCGRRPFQSRSGDAVPARPSGAITAERLPQLSERSSDRARMRVAGDLDAIVLKALRTEPERRYGSAEELSADINNHLTGRAVSARPDSVGYRVGKFVRRRRAESVALALTLASIVGGSVVALRQERAANRERVRAEAEGKRAAEVTAFLTTMLGAANPGAFGRDVKVREVLDSASISANALARQPALESEIRMIIGGTYLALGEFPLAEAQYRLAVNAQQRLGSAGGRGAARALSQLSMAKEFQGQFPAADSLLRAADTLFAHHGFVDDEQRISHLDARARILSIIGDTKGAEPIFLEALALQRRQVPANDSSIAASYTNLAVVQSDLGNNRSAETLMVAAVAAARRAYGNSHPHVAAILSPLASVQERAGLPARAESTYRETIAMRKALLGNDHPDLAWTMHNFADFLMTKERYAESVAWSRQVLAMRGKSMKDEHPLIPASMSVLGRSLDGLDSLDAGERWLRESLAIRKSVYPPGHFLIASSEGQVGAHLALRGRYASAESMLLRSENQLVAARGDGAPIVVDARTRLVKLYQRWGKPDSVRVWQERMARSAKGS